The genomic window atgtagcctatccgctaggggacccctgcctctccttatatagtctggagggacagggttacaagtaaagtagcctatttgatactatacaatgtattgcggtgcacgccgagcagcgccgtgcacgccttgatcttgtgggccggaccacctccgatggtgcgacccatgtcttgggggccatacccccacaggggCCTAATCATTTTCGGGGAGGCGCTATAAATCACGCCATGTAAACCTATTTTCATCAGGGCGCTTTGTAAACCACCCCAAAATTTTGTTATTTCATAAAGGTGTTGCATAAACCGCCATAAAAATAGTATTAGCATGAGGATTATTACAAATCCTCATGAAAATAGTTGTCCTCACCTGGAAATATGTATTGCAAGCACCACTATCATTTGGCAGGATGAATTTACGTTCACGCCTAAAGAACCATAGGCCGCACGCTTTGTTTGATGCTCGCGCCAAAGAGGAGAATAGTCTGCCATTTTTTTCTGTTGGCCCATCATACAACACAGCCCAACCTAAACACAAAGCCAAAACGCCTGCTTCCAAACCCTATCCTCCACCGTCCCTAATTCTATTGCGCTTGTCACCTGTCTGTCGTCCGCCACACCCGCCGCTCGCGCTAGACACCCCTCCCCTTTGGGGCCTCCTGCTCCTGACCAGCGGCGCTCGGGTTCGTGGGGTGGTGCCCTGATCTATCAGGAAGGGGTGGCTCCAACATGGCTATGGCCACTCGACGACGAGGCTGCATCGGGCCTTCACTCTCTCTCGCTATCCTCACATGTTCAGGGCACCAACACAGAGGATCTTCGTTTGAGTAGTGAGGAGCACCACTGCAGTATCAGTTATTCAGAATCATAGTTTATGAATAAATCCAATGTAACCATGATCTAAGTTGTATTTTTGTGTGTAATGCAGTTCTTTCCGCAGCAGGTGGAATAAGAGTTCATAATCATAACATGAGtacatttttttcctttttttttgtatGAGATTATATCTTTGTTTATTGTTGACTCTGGTGGGCTATTTCCTTGATCTAGTGAGGAGCATAACTTCCTTTACCTATGCTGCTTTTAATATCTTCAGTGTTCATATTAATTGGCTTATTCTGCATGCAACACTGGGAGATAAGGTTAGGTTGGCATATGACAGATTTATATTATTGTAAAAAATCCCAAGGTTTTCATGTCGTTCTACTATGCCATTCGCAGAAGAATTATGGTTCCTTCCCTAACAACTGATTTGTAAATTGTAGCTGGGCCCATCACAGATCTATGTTATTGTATAAACTAATGGCAGGTactattattatttttatatgatTTTTCCATGGACTTCAAAGCCATGCTCATGCCCTCATTAACATGACAACATGGTTCAGGCCAGCAAGTGCACTGTAGCGAGTTATGAATTAGAATATTCTCGGTTTATTAGTTTGTTCAGGAAAGAGTCTGCATTTGCAATACTGATCTGTCGCACATTACATGCATTATGCCATTATGTGTTTTCCTTCTAGCCCTATGCAAACCTATGGTGAGCTTCAAAACAAATTTAGCTCTCTATTCCAATTTCTTTTGTGCTGACACATGTATTCCTAAGCAAACCAATTTGGGTGAACATATACATGGAGTTTGCCTCCACCTGTGCATTTTCTAACACTGTTGGTTCATATGTATTTGGGACAATTGTCTGTTcgacatccaaagtgatggtcctttgctggcggacaccaattttggagcattttgccagaagacactctagttcagtgaaattaggccacaggacatTTTGCCAGAAGACATTTTGCCGGCGCCACGGATCCTGCCACTCAAGAATGGAGGTGTGGCCGGACGATTTCCTATGTCCCATCACGTTGGAGGTCATGATGGACCCCATCATCCTCCCCGCTGGCCACACCTTCGAGCACCGCAGCATCCAACAGTGGCTCGACGGGGGGCACCTCACCTGCCTCGTCACCAACCTCCCGCAACCGCCCTGCCCGCCGCTCATCCCGAACCACGCGCTGCGCCGCCTCATAGTCGTCGTCTCGCTTTCCgtggctgctgcggcggcggctcccGTCCCTGCTGATGGAGGGGTGCACGCGAGGCAAGAAGCGGTGCCGGCGGCGCCGGCTCGGTCCGCGTCGCCGGTGCCGGCGCTGCTGAGGCTGGCCAAGTCCGGCGCCGCCGGGCGGAGGGGGGTGCTGGAGTCTGGCAACGCGGCGGTGCTGCTGCGGCACGCGGAGGCCGGGGGCGAGGCAGCGGCCCGGGCGCTCCTGCACCTCAGCCTGGACGGCGACGACACGCGCGTGGGGCTCGTGGCCACGACGCTCTTCGAGCTCTACAAGTTGTCGGAGAACCGTCGCCGCGCGGTGCGCGAGGGCGTAGCGCCCGCCCTCGCGGACTTCGCCGCCGATGGCTCCGCGCGTGCCGCCGTACGAGAGACGGAGAGGGTGGCGGGGACAGGAAACAGAAAAAAtaaagggagagaggaagaagaaagtggCAGGGGCAAGAATGCCATTTCACTactgttctctctcctcaaccggctgcaacTGGTCCGTGGTGTCATTTGGCCTAATTTCAccaaaccagagtgtcttctgacAAAATGCTCAAAAGTAGATGTCCGGCAGCAaaggaccatcactttggatATCCTAACAGACAATTGTCCCTATATATTTCTTGTGTTTTCTTCTAAGGTTGTTGGGCTCCAGTGAGCGACACCTTGAGAAACTGGCACCACCAGCATGTAAGGTTAGGGTCCAAATCACTTGCAAATGAGATAGTAGGGTTGGATCTGGTATGTCATTCAGCCACTTACCGTTTTTCTTTTCCATTCAGATTGCTCATGGTTAATTAACGTGGATTGTGTTTCAGAATTTCTACTTCCTAATTTGTATTCGGGGTGCCAGTGCCAGGTATGAGTGCATGCTCTGTGCATCAAGGACAGGTGAGGGCCACAGACCAGGTACATGCATGCCTGTTGAATTAGTTTTTGTTACAACGCATGCGTAATTTTTGCTATGATAAACCTATGTATATACGATGCTACGAGGATGCGGTAAAACTTATTTATTGATTTATTAGCATACGAAAGAAATGAATATCGGAGATTTTTTTCcgtcgatataaaatattatcttagttgTATCATAGAAAGACATATACAGTAAAGTTTGTGAGCCAGCGGCGCCGCGTTTTCCGTGACTatattaatttcacgaactttgcctttgagattaaatatcactttagcgttggtatttaatttcatAGTATTATTATATTATCGTGTGATTCATATGATTTAGTATAAAATTTAGTTTTTTCTGTAGCAACACACCGACACGACCATAGCAAGAGTAGTGGTAGCGGTAGCTTGCGGGCAGACTATCGGGTTGGTTTTACGCGGACACGCGATTAGGATTAGGAACACGCGGCTCGCGTCTTAATTTCGGATCTACTATGAAACAGTGTGGTTCAAACGTGGTTAGTCGTCACGCGTCTCTGCGCGACAAATCAATCGATCCGACGATGGACTTCCGAGTAAAAAATCCAAGACACTCTGATGAGAGCGACACGCGGGCGACGTGTCCTTGAGTGAATTGAGGGAAGTTGTCAAGCACAAACGGCATCAGAAAGCAATAGGCCGTTTTTGTTGTTTATTTCTGCCGTGGATTGTCAGCAGGGCTGCAGGATTTGACCTGCAACGGCTCGCTGCACAAGCGGGCGGAAGCAAGAGAATGGAGCGATGGGGGTGACTTGGTGGCTCTTGAAACGGAATGGCGCCGCACGCCACCGCATTTGTTTCTCTGAGATGAGACCCTGGAACGATGGACGAGCCGGCGTGCTGTGCTGTGATGTGAACCAATTCGAAAATAGTTGATTGCCATCAAAATCATTAAAAATGGATATTCTTTACTTGGATTAAAAAGGTGCTAATAACTTTGCGATGTTAGCTAAGCGAGTCTGTCTACCAAACAACCCTGTGTTTTATTCAGTTtgaacacatgattttttttacaCTATAGGATTAAAATCCAACAGCTTCCACCTTTCTTCTGCCCTCAGCCTTTAGTTTTTTTCTACCTCTAAATAATCACAAATCACAGGATCATAGATTACATATCataagaaatatttttttttttatgaaaagaCAAATCACATGAAGAGAGGCCATGACCATCCATCCGATCAGAGACTCTTCAGGGCTGCTGTGCGCCTGTGCCCATCTCTGGCCTCCGCTTCGTCCTCTTCCTCTGCGACAGCTGCACGCACAGATGGCACTGCCGGCCGCCTCGCAGGCTCCCGATCCTCTTCCCTTTTCCCGGCAGCAACGCGCGCAGGTGCTGCACATGTGTGTTGTAAATTCACCGTGTTGTATTCATGCTAAAAACAcgtatgtgttgtatagcatttctgtttaATTATCATTGAAAAAGGGTAATTCTTATTTTTCAAATAATGCGATTGAGTCTTCACCTGGATCGGATGGCAGAAGACAAGGCAGGGTGTGGGATGGGATGGGATTGTGCCTGAACCTGACTCGGGACGTCGTGCCGTTGCGCTGCAAACGGTCAAACCAATCAGGCGCTACGCCAAAGCGACCCACCCACCCAAAGGCCCTCTCCTCGCCGGGGGCATAACCGCCATGTGCTAGCGGCGCCTCCTCGTCTCCTTCCACTTTGCATTTGCAACCAAGGGAAGGGCTGGGAGCCCAGCAGGCAGGCGAGCCGCGAGCACGACGACCTGGCCAAGCCAACCACCGCCGCCAGATTAACCCCACCTCGCCATCTCGGCGGGCGTCCAACTCCACCACGCCAGGCTTCCATATAAACCAGCCACCCCCGCACGAACCCTCCCCACCAAATCCAATCCACCGCACCGCCGTCCTGCGTCTTCAATTCCATTCCATTCATCGGAACCCAATCCAAGCCCGCAGCACAAGCGGAGAGGGGATCTCACCAAAATCCGGCGACCGCGACCACAACCATGGGCTCCGCGAGCCGCGCCGTCTCGTGCCTGTGCTGCCCCTGCAAGTGCCTAGCGTGCGGGCTCTTCAGCTGCCTCTGCAGCATCCTCGTCTCGCTCGCCGTGACGCTCggcatcctcctcctcatcctctacCTCATCTTCAAGCCGCACATGATCGCGGCGACCGTCGACTCCGCCTCCCTCGCCCAGTTCTCCCTCTCCCCGTCCTCCACGCTCGCCTACGACCTCAACGTGACCATGACGGTGCGCAACCCCAACACGCGTGTCGGTCTCTACTACGACGACGTCCAGTCCCTCGCCTTCTACAAGGACCAGCGCTTCGGCTACGCGCCGCTCGACGCCTTCTACCAGGGCACGGAGGCGTCCACGAAGCTGTCCCCGGAGTTCCGCGGCTCGCAGCCCCTCCAGGGCGACGTCACCGCCGCCGAGTTCAGGCAGGAGCAGTCCGCGGGCAACTTCGCCGTCAACGTGGATCTCAACGCCAAGCTCAGGGTCAAGGTCTGGTCGTTCAAGGTCCGCGGGCCCAAGGCCAAGATCACCTGCAAGCTCTCCGTCCCCGCCCCTGGTGCCGCCAACGCATCGCCGTTCCAGCCCACGGATTGCAAAGTCTGGTTCTGATTTTGGTCCTCGGTTTCGGTTTCGGTGTCGATCTGGTGGTGGGATTTGCTAGAGATACTAGTAGTAGATAATATTACCAGCTGATGCTGCTTTTTTCTGCGGATTTATTCTTTCTTTCGTTGATTCTCTCGGTCGATTTCGATGTCGATTGTTCCTCTGTACATCGCCGGCTGCTTGCTTTattagattatatatatatatactgcttAGATGCTCCCCTATGCATACATTATGATTCAGActtgttttgcatctttattCGTACCAGTACTTAGTATACACTATTATCTGCTTCATCTTGCAATTGCTTTCTCTTTCAGTTTTACATACTAGAAAAAGTTACTACTAGGCCGCCGAATATCGTGATCCTTTGATGCCCCCCGGAATTCAGACGATTGCTCTGCTCTGTTCCTGAAATCTTGCCATTCGAATCGGTTCATGTTCAGTTGCAATCCTCGCTATCATGTTCCAATCCCAAAAAATTCGCTAATGGATCATCATCACGAAACATTGGTGCTAGGTGCTAGGTGCTAGGTGCTAGCTGTTGTTTGGCGCACCCGCGCAGGCGCGACGTGACGTGCTCCACCAAGTCACGGGTCGAGAGACTAGATATTGCACGCGGAAAGCTTGCGACCTTTCTGCCCCCTGAACACAGCAGCGCACTTCCATTTATCCCCAACCTTTCTACGACGTGATCCAATTGCGCTTGGTTTGGTTTCTTCCTTTGCTTGGTGTGTGTGCATCTCTGTCACAACACAAAACAGTTGTCACACCCGTTGACGGATGGCCTGTTCGCTTGGGTGGATAactcatggctgaaagtactgttaactgatttgttgtgagagaaaaatactgttggttagctgaaaaagtacgacgaACGGGGCGGAAATCAGGTCCGCATATTCTCAAGTTCACACGCTTCAACTGCAAGCCTGCCCGTGCGTCTGATGATCGGGTTCAACTGAAAGTTATTTCAATTTCTTTCATTTTTTTGTGAGCATAGCTTTTAGGTGCAGTGCAGGTGACCAAAAATATCTACCGGTGGTTGGGTTCTACGGTCCTGTCTGTCCTGCTCATGACTGAATGCAAAGAACAATGCAGGAACCATGACGAGCTCAAAACGACAAGACAATGGTGGATCGTGGACAGCGAATAGCTTGTGCCCTGGTGGCTGGTGCTTTGGCATGTTTGGAACGAAGAAATACAAAACAGAGGAATATGAGAAAACGTAGAAAAAAGTTAGGAATAAAGTGGTAAAACAGAGGAGcggaaaaacataggaaaatataaGAAGAGGTGTTTAGAATGTAGGAATAAAAAATACAGTAACGAGGATAAATTAGAACTAATTTGGTAGTTGTATGTGGGCCCTCTTCAATCAGTCTTGCCAAAGTGCCAAGCAAAGCCGATCAGCATCCAACGTTGCTGGCTGCTGCCTCAGACTCCCGCGGCGGAGACAAAACCAGAGGTAGCAGTGGATTTTTGTTTTCCTGTGAAATGAGCATCTGGCTACGTGATTCCGGAGGAAAGGGTTGAGTGATTCCCTTGTTCCAAACAGCAAATTTGGTGCCGTTCCATAGGAATGTGAATTCCTATGCTTTTCCTTTGATTTTCCCATTATCCAAACGGCCCCTAAACATCCAAGGACAAGGACGCCGTGGTCCTCGTGCACATAGAGTCGGTCGTCATCTAGTGTCAGGAGGTGTTGGGTTTtttctcctaaactttagtcgttgtctcatcgaatgtttggacatatgcatgaagtattaaaatatagactaattactcGCTCGTTAGACACTGTTTGGCTGGACAAACTTAATCCCTCCACTAGtcctagggcgcgtttagttgccaTCAAAGTTGGCGCCGCCAAAAATCTAAGggcactgtagcgcactgt from Miscanthus floridulus cultivar M001 chromosome 11, ASM1932011v1, whole genome shotgun sequence includes these protein-coding regions:
- the LOC136492536 gene encoding U-box domain-containing protein 8-like, whose protein sequence is MEVWPDDFLCPITLEVMMDPIILPAGHTFEHRSIQQWLDGGHLTCLVTNLPQPPCPPLIPNHALRRLIVVVSLSVAAAAAAPVPADGGVHARQEAVPAAPARSASPVPALLRLAKSGAAGRRGVLESGNAAVLLRHAEAGGEAAARALLHLSLDGDDTRVGLVATTLFELYKLSENRRRAVREGVAPALADFAADGSARAAVRETERVAGTGNRKNKGREEEESGRGKNAISLLFSLLNRLQLIAHG
- the LOC136494182 gene encoding NDR1/HIN1-like protein 2, translated to MGSASRAVSCLCCPCKCLACGLFSCLCSILVSLAVTLGILLLILYLIFKPHMIAATVDSASLAQFSLSPSSTLAYDLNVTMTVRNPNTRVGLYYDDVQSLAFYKDQRFGYAPLDAFYQGTEASTKLSPEFRGSQPLQGDVTAAEFRQEQSAGNFAVNVDLNAKLRVKVWSFKVRGPKAKITCKLSVPAPGAANASPFQPTDCKVWF